acagggatagtagcagccttcacctcctaggGTTCTGGCGAGGGTTCGCTGAGAAAGTAGATTTAAGACTCTTTGCAGCAGTGTGGTGCAGACAGCAGTCgacatatgcacacaaacatacgctcacattcacactcacgttgacacccacacactcacatgtCAGGCCAGGTTATTACAGCAGCTCTGCAATGGTGGGTCTTCTCTTCTGACAAATAATTTTATCAAGTCCCTCTCTTTCTCATTAGCCTGAGATAGGTCTCTCTTACCAACCTTTGGGGGATGGGGTCCAACACCCCAGCTTGGGTTTTGGAGTCCTCTGCCTTACACCACCACCTGACCTGTTCAAGAACATTTCctgctcctccccagcccctACTGGACTccctggccaggctgatcttccTCTCCCGAGAAATACTAGATAGCAACTCCTTTGGCTTCCCTAACCCCAACATGAATCATTCCTCCAGGGACTTGGTGTCCTCTCGACCAGACATGAGCTCTGAAACCAGGACTTCACATTCTACCTTTGGGATTCAGCCCCTAGGATAAGGTAGACTGAAGCCCACCGTGTGCCACACTGGACTCTGGACACTCGAATTCTTTATTTCATGGAAACTTCACATTCTTTACAAATGGAATGTCaatttcacagagaagaaaattgaggctcagagaggtggagaGTTAATAAGTTCAAGATCTTTCAACCAGTAATTATTTCTCAAGCTCCTATTGGAACCTGGCCCTGTGCAAAATTCTGAGGACAATGTTGACCAAAAATGGACCACACCCATATGAGCTCATATATGAGGGAGCCCGAGCCACTGGCAATCCCAGTGCCGGGATGAGTGCTGCTGAGAAGGGCGTGACAAACATGACATACAAGTGCAGAATTAACACACTAATGAGTGAGCCAGCAGGGGGGCAAGAGCTGGTTCCAAGAGTAAATGGGCATTTAGAGGCTTTGAAAAAGGAAGGTGAGAATAACATTTTCAAGTTAGAGATCAATCTGGTTAATGTTCTACAAGGCAACAAGGCCATATCTTTGGAGCTATTTTTTTCTGCCAGACAGAAGCCATTTGCACCCCCGCCAGACAGAAGTCTGCAAATTAGCCCCAATCTGGGCCTTAATCAAATACGAAAGACAAACTCAGGTATATTCTTCTACAGAACTAACTAATCCTTCAGTGGGGCTTTTAAACCATGCCCCAGTATGGCAACGAAATGAAGCACTGTCTTGTTTTGCCTTATTTCCAAATTTGGGATACTCTGTCTTATTAAAGGAAAGTATACTGGCTTCATTCAGCCTGCACAGGGCAGAAAAGACTTCTTGAAGAGGAAATCCCTGAACTGAGAtctaaaaaataagtaagaagCCAGATCAGTGCAAAGGAGCCAGTGCAAAGGAGTCCCAAGGAGCCAGCGCCTAGCAGAGACCAGCCTTCCCTGTGTGCACTGGCCCCTACTGAGCTCTCCAGCCCGATTCATACCACTCTCTCCATCACTCCCTGCACTGGCAACACCAGCCTCCTGCCAGTTTCTAAAATGAACCACGGGACCCCTGCATGAGCTACTCCCTCTGCCTACAACACTCCCTGGATCTTTCCTGCTGGTCCTCCAATCCAGAGGCTGGGCTAAGTTCCCTTGTCAAACACTTCCATAGTAACCATGTCCAGCACTTCTTTGTAGCCCTCATCACGATTTGTAACTATAAATTGGCCCTGTGATTACGTGATTAATATCCCTTTCCTCTACTGCCCTAGTTGCTGCACTCATCAATGTAACTCTTATGCTAAGCCCATAGGAGGCACCCAACAAATATTAGAGGAATGGGAGGATGTATGGAGTGATGAGAAGAAGGAGGACGAGAGGATAGAtggatgggaaggagggaggttgAATGGGTGGCTGGATTGATGCAGGAGAgcatggatgggtggatgggtgggaaggaagaaaggaaggcggagagggagggagggaagagagcaaaaggggagaaagaagagtATAAAAGTTGGAGTCTGCTTGGCATCTTAGGAGAACTGAGAGTCCCTGGCTGGCAGGTTTGGAACTAGAAGCAAACCTCAGTACATCTGACTTTTCCCACTGAGTTTCTCTGCCTTTCATCATGATCCTGGGTTCAGGGCAATcacctttttaaaacaatgacGCACGATCCCCAACAGGCAAGAAGCCAATGACCCTTGTCTGAGCCTTTGGTTCCTCTTCTAGAGAAACTGGGGCTATACTTAGAAAACAGGATAAAAGATTGCAAAAAATCTGTCTACTCTCAAATTGCACAACCCTAGTGTGGCTGGTCAGTGGCTCAACTTTGGGAGCTGGCAGGGCTCAGCCTCTCAACAGACTTGTCCTCCTGGCTCTGCTTCAGTGACAACAGGCTAAGCCCTCATGGTAGAAGGTGCCGTTTCTACCAACCTGGGCCTTCTGCCCCCGCAGGCCCTCTCCGGGCAAGGTCAGATGGTGCGGCAGCCGGTCGCATGGATCTGGGCCACAGACCTGTCTCTAGAATGAGGTCGGGTGAGAGTTTAATGGCAAGAAGGCTACAGCCTGACTAAGGCTGTGGGCTCGATTCTGCCATGGCTCCCCCCATGCCAGTAAATGGACCCTGTGCACATGCAGATTAACGCATTATCACTAATGTTTTGTGCCAGATGCAAAGGCACTTGGGCAGCACTTGCCATTACCACAGGACCTTTTGCTGGAAAATTTTTCTTGGGGCAATTAAATCTTCAGCTGTCTCCTCCAAGGGAGTGCCAGCTTGCATTTTAATTATCCTCAAAAGAGGGAAGTAGGGGAAAGGACATGAggcaaagaatgaaaaaataacaacCTGCTTTATAAACTCAGTGGTTTCTCCCCCATCCACTCCACAGTGCCCTTGACCTTTAGACTCCTGCCTCCCAATACCCTTGGAAGGACCCCTTtaaggggaagaagggagaggaggtaGGAAACAGCATTTCTTGAGTGTGGAATAAGTGTTAGTGCACTGCATTATGCCtggttaattatttatttatttatttattatcattattatttttttttttgtagagacaaggttttcctatgttgcccagactggtctcaaactcctgggctcaagtgatcttcctgcctcagccgcccagtagctgggactacagatgcatgccaacaagtccagctaatttaaaaaaaaaaaaatttgtagagactgggtctccctgtgttgcccagtctagtcttgaattcctgggctcaagtggtcctcctgcctccatctcccaaaatgctggggttagaggcatgaaccaccattcccagcctcatGGAAAGTTCGAGAAACAGCAAAACTCATCTCTCAGGTGCTGGTGAAAGGGAAGCAATTGACTAAAAGGGACAAATGGAACTTTTGGGGAACTGGAAATGCTTATCTTGATTGAGGTGGTGCTTACATGGGTGTATATATcagtcaaaactcatcaaattgtatacttaCAAATGAGTACACTTTATTGTTTGTAAATTAATACTTTAATAAagttgatattaaaataaataataataaaataatacgtGTTAATATTTATCTAGACCTATGTGCCGTCCTAGTTGTGCTTCCTATGTGTTAAGCCCTTTATCCCTCACTCCAATCTGTGACATAGGCACTGAGTGCCCCATTGCCCAGATGAAGACATTGAAACACAGAGAAGTTTGGCAACTTTCTAAAGTGACGCAGTTAGTAAGAGGCAGGGCCTGGGTTCAAATGGAGGCAGATTTTGAGCCTATAGCTGAACAGCGAAGTCCAAGATTCCCAACTGGTTATTACTAGAGGCAGGATTAAATCCAGGTGCCTTTCCAACGTGATGTAACTGGTGGAAGAGgaaaatgcattcattcactgGGGAAATATTTACTCAGCCCCTACTGCAGGTCGAACTGTAGACACAGAGAGCAACCTACAAATCCCAGGCCCTTGTCGGGGAGGAAAGAGATcatgaaataatcagaaaaataaatgcgAAATGCGGCCAGCGATGAAAGCTCAGAAAGCGAGTTTACTCCGGACCGAAATGCGCGATACTAACCGGGAGTGTGAGGAAGCCACGCCCTCCTCACGTATTTGTGCCCAAATAAGCTGCCTCCCCAGCGTGCACCAAATTCCTGAGCCACCTGCTCCGAGCTCGATTTCCCTTTCAAGCTGTGTGTTCTGCGGGGGCAGGGCGAGTTGCAAGGGCTCATCTTTCAGGACAGGCTGCAAAGGTCCTTTGAAGTCATCCGCCCTGCTCTTGGCACCTTGCGCCTGGAGCTGAGCTCTTCCAAAAATGACCCCTGCGCATTCCGCTGGTGCGGCAGTGCAGCCCATACAGTCGCGGTCCAGAGCAGGGGAGGCAGCAGGGCGTGCGACAGCTGGGAGAGCCGAGGCCCTGAGGGAGGACTCTGCCTCCAGCCAAGCAACAAGGCCCTGCggccctctccccacctctctgTGGCCCTGGCTCAAGGAACCGGGACGGGGCTTTCAGGCCTTGAAGGGCAGACCTGCTCCACCAAACATTCCCATCGTTGGCAGATGGAGGGCCCCGAGCTGGGCGCTGAGGGTATGTTATCCAATTTACTTCTCTCGGTAGCCCTGCACCATCGCCTCTGGTTCCCAGGTGAGCACAGAGAAGcagatgacttgcccaagataacACAGTACTGCAGGAATAGAACTGGCGTCTGGACCTCTCCCCTAATATCCCACGGCCTCCAGAATCTCACCTCAGCCCCTTTCCATCCCCTGAAATAAACACTCTACACCACTTAGTGAATGTTTTTTCGGAAGTCAGAGCCTATAAATTCATTTCCTGGCTCCTCcatttcctggctgtgtgaccttaagcaagtttcttaacctctctgtgtcagTGTCCTCCTCTGTAGAACGGTGCCAAAAACTGTACCTAGCCCAGAAGGTTGCTGTGAAGACCAAATGAGAGAAGACAATAAATGTAAAAGTGGTTAAAACTGTGCCCAGATGATAGTGAGCCCTCAAAAACTCATCACTATTCTAATTCCATAGACTTGATTAATTTCTGGTTTTTCATAAGTGAATTTACATCCATACATTTAAGGCATCTTTCCAAGTAAGACATACAGGTCtacctcattctttctttctttctttttttttttttttttttgaggcggagtctcgctctgtcgcccaggctggagtgcagtggccggatctcagctcactgcaagctccgcctcccgggttcacgccattctcctgcctcagcctcccgagtagctgggactacaggcgcccgccacctcgccctgctagttttttgtatttttttagtagagacggggtttcaccgtgttagccaggatggtctcgatctcccgacctcgtgatccgcccgtctcggcctcccaaagtgctgggattacaggcttgagccaccgcgcccggcctacctcaTTCTTTCAAGCAGCTTCATAACAttcttatattcattcattcattcattcattcattcaccaaacatGTGTAGAGCGAGCAGCTCCTGTACACCAGGCAAGGGCACACAACACACTCAGTCCTTGCTCTGAGTTCTCGTGGGAGGGATAATTGACCAATGCATGAATAAATACTTGAGAGCATTTCACCTAACACtgagtgctatgaagaaaataagatggggccaggcactgtggctcatgcctgcaatccgagcactttgggaggccaaggcaggcagatcatttgaggccaggcattcaagaccagtctagggttttagtagagaaaatccatctctactaaaaatacaaaaaagaaaaaagctggatgtggtggtgcatgcctgtaatcccagctactccggaggctgaggcacaaggattgtttaaacctgggaagcagtttgcagtgagccgagatctcaccaccgcactccagcctgagtgacagagtgagactctgtctcaaaaaaaaaaggaaaaagaaaagatggacaaAGTGTTAAAGAGACACTGGTTGGGAAAGGGAAAACAATTTACAGACAGTGTGTGAAGTCCCCAGGGATATGTCATTTTACCGCCAccggaaggaagagaaggaaggagcatGGAGCAgtccaggcagaggaagcagccaGGGCAAAGGCTAGGAGGCTGGACTAAGCTCAAATGTGATTCAACTGGAAGTAGAGAATGAGCATTTTTGAAACCAGGTTGGAGAGTCAGGCCAGGGCCCAGTGAGACAGTGCCTGTGGATTTTATCCTGAGAGACGTGTGAAGTCCCTGGACCCGGGGGTCCTGCAGCTGTGTAGGAATGGATTGGAGAGGCACCAATGGAGGAACCAGGAAATTTGTCAGGCTACAGGATTCAGAGGCACTGGCAAGAGGCAATGGTGGCAGGGACTAGGATACAGCCTCCAGCCTGGAACTTGCCTCAGTGGCAGAGCCCACAGGACCAGCTGATGGGGAAGACAGAgttgaaggaaaagaagaaacaagttgCCACTGACAGACATCAccataataatttaattaacGAATTCCCTATTGATGGAGAGCTGgactgtttctattttttccctacTTGCAACAATTTTGTCTTAAACATTATGGCATAGATATCCCCAGATGTGAGATGCTTGGATCAAAGGCGTGAatgttttttttgctttgctttgttttgttttgatcacATCCAGATGGCCACATTGCCTCCATTCCACTTGTGTCCAGCATGCAGGAGTTCCAGTTTCTACCCTGGAACTTTCTCCTCCTGCTGTGCTCCTGGGAACACTCTGCCCAACCCCTCCACCTCTGGCACAGACCCGGTCTCCAATGCATTTGTATTTCTTGCTGCAATCTGGAATTATAAGTTAAGAAGAAAACCTCAGAACCAGGCTAAGTGGCTAAAAAGACTGCCCAGGGGCCTCTTTTTccagcaggaggcagagagaggcttCCAACACCCCAAAGAGGGCCAATTTACCCCTATCTTCCAAACACAAGGaattggctttttttccccctccctgtTCAGCCCTGAAAACAAGCCAGGGCATTGAGAAGGCCATAAAAACAAGTGGTGAAAACAAGCCCTGAGGTTACAGGAAACCCTTCTCCCCATCACTCTCTGAGTGGCGGGAAGGAAGGGAGCCACTGTCCTCTGGGTCCTCTGCCCTTCAGCCCCTCTGGAGCCCCACTGGCCTTCCCCATCTCACATCTGATCAATGCCCCCTGGTTGTGGCCACCACCTGCTGCCTGACCCCCATTCCATGCCAGCTTTTGCTACCAGAGTTTCCTTTTCATAAGTGGCCTTTTTAAaggaagtattttcttttaatcagCAGTCACTGCATCTGCAACAGTGCTGAAGcagaattttgttattttcccatCACTTAGCGCTTATTCGTTCCATTTATTTGGGGGAAGAGTCGCTAAGATTTCAGAGATTCGTAACTAGCTTGTGCGCGGTATCTGATTTTCACTTTGGCATTTGGAGGTGCTTTTGAAGGTGGTTTATGTTACCTTTCCAAGACTTACCTGGTGAGTTACTTAATCAAGAGAGGATTTTGAAACATACTGCTTCTTAAtatcttgtcttttgtttttgttttgttttttttgagacagagtctcactctgtcacccaggctagagtgcagtgtcatgatctcggctcacagcaacctctgcctccccagttcaagcgattctcccacctcaacctcccaagtagctgggactacaggtgcacaccagcacacctggctaatttttgtatttttagtagagacggggttttgccatgttggccaggctggtctcgaactcctgacctcaagtggtccagccaccttggctccccaaagcgctgtgattacaggcgtgagccattgtacaCAGCCTATCTTGTCTTTTAAaacaagtgacttttttttttttgtagcaaaatAAATGGATAGCAACTCTTTGACACTGCTAGTAACTATTATTAATTGACTGCTTAGGGAATGTCAGCTGCCAGCCTGGGCTCATTCCCATTGGATCTTCTCCGCAACTCTCTAAGGGAGGTGTGaatttttgtatacatttaatGTGTGAGGACACCAAGGCATGGAGAAGTTGACTACTATTAGTAACTTACCCAAAGTTACAGACCAGGGCAGAACTGAGGTGCAGATTCCATATTCTCTAGGGCCCTTCCTTTGTAACCATGGTTACAAAGCCTCTCGGAGGGAAGGTGGCGGGTTCTCCTGCAGGTCACTGCGGCAGCGACCTGGGTGGGGGTGGCAGACAGACACATGTTCTTGTTTGTCCTTACTCTTATCTGTGGCAGCTCTTCCTTCCGACTGCTGGTCCAGCTGATCCATGGGCCTTCCAAGTCCACACTAGAGGTAGAATCCCTTGTTCTAGATGACTCCTAGAGGCTCAGCATCTCTAATTCTCTGATGGGATGCTGACTAAGGCACAGGGGTTTCAATTCTATTTGGGAAGTGACCTGTTCCCCTCCATCTAGACTAGacagatttaacaaataaaaatataggaccCCCAATCACATTTGAATTTCATACAAATAATGAATACTTTTAGCATATATCATGCAATATTTGAGATATAAAAATCACTTGCTGTTTGTCTGAAGTTCAAATGGAACTGGGCATAGATATCCTGTATTTTCTCTGTCCCCCAATAGATGCCCTTCCAGAGAGACCTGCCAGACTGAGCCGCTTCCATCAGCCAGACATGAGAATAAGGGTATTTAGGTAAGTGCTTGGTCAGCGTGGAAGAGTCTTGGGGAATTGCGTGGGATGGGACAGGCTGACAAACCTTAcagggcctcagttttcctggCTGTATAACCCTGAACAGGTTGCTAACTCCTCTGTGCCTGGggctcctcatctgtaaagtgggcataAGAAAAGTACCAACCTCACAAGGTTGTTGAGAGGATAAAATGAGCTTAACACCTGTGAAGTGCCCACAGTAGCTCCTAATACACCCCAACATTAGATTATATTATGATCTAATATTACCCCAGCCAGTACCCTCTGTGGAAGCTCCAGGGCTGCAGGGAACCCTAACTGTGCTGGACTCACTAGCAGACAAAATATCAGTGCCCAACCTCGTGTCTCTGAGGATTTGCCGGGGGTACTTTTCATTacacttgatttttgttttccaagCTGACTTGACTGAGTAGCACCCTTAGAGAAATCTAACCATCAGATAGACAGTCCTGGGTGAAAATTCCCATCCACCATTTCTCTAATAGTTGTGTGACCTTTGGCGAGTCACACTTTGTGTGAGCTCTGCTCACTTCACCTGTCAAATGGAGATGATGACACCCACCCCTAGGGCGTGAGGAGTTAACACCTGTGCTGATGCCTGCTACCTGGTAGACACCTGATACCAAGGGCGCTGTGATT
This genomic interval from Theropithecus gelada isolate Dixy chromosome 10, Tgel_1.0, whole genome shotgun sequence contains the following:
- the LOC112632490 gene encoding uncharacterized protein LOC112632490, yielding MRPAMKAQKASLLRTEMRDTNRESTCSELDFPFKLCVLRGQGELQGLIFQDRLQRSFEVIRPALGTLRLELSSSKNDPCAFRWCGSAAHTVAVQSRGGSRACDSWESRGPEGGLCLQPSNKALRPSPHLSVALAQGTGTGLSGLEGQTCSTKHSHRWQMEGPELGAEDALPERPARLSRFHQPDMRIRVFSEEIA